The following are from one region of the Sandaracinus amylolyticus genome:
- a CDS encoding OmpA family protein, with protein MLDAPPANVRAACAALILAASLFGPAATAQPAATLDRYRPGETPEDDFHLRRPTDLGHLRFGVLLTLDYALDPLVWERMRGDASSESLSVVEHELVGTVGLSLGLWDRLVVYAGLPVVLVMEGDDEAEIAALGSGPRGGPGLGDAYAGARVRLFGEADDVGALALQATVTFPTSDPGDASSYRGEPTVTFVPQLLGELRAGVLRIVLNVGVRIREESESDVSNLAFGHELLYGLGLALPVWTAEGEPRTHFDLHAQIYGDTSLSDPSERTSTALEATGGIRFFHASGVVIGAAAGPGLWRGLGSPDLRAVLNVGWATPPETAPRDRDGDGIFDQDDRCPDEPEDIDAFEDTDGCPDRDDDRDGILDTSDVCRLEPETQNGFDDEDGCPDEIPDTDGDGLRDDVDRCVSDPEDADGWQDEDGCPDPDDDQDGVLDASDACRREPGPAANRGCPDPDRDADTVVDRLDNCPDEPGPPENRGCREQQRVVIEGDRLEILEAVFFRTNGHQILARSFPLLENVARVINSHPEIARVIVEGHTDSRGRRDRNMQLSQRRAESVVRFLVEHGVDPSRLEARGYGPDRPRIPNATTRDEHAQNRRVEFHIPGEHAGIEQGESEATSESIDR; from the coding sequence ATGCTCGACGCACCGCCCGCGAACGTCCGCGCGGCCTGCGCAGCGCTGATCCTCGCCGCGAGCCTCTTCGGCCCAGCCGCGACAGCGCAGCCTGCCGCCACTCTCGATCGTTATCGGCCCGGCGAAACACCCGAGGACGATTTCCACCTGAGGCGCCCGACCGACCTCGGTCATCTGCGCTTCGGCGTGCTGCTCACGCTCGACTACGCGCTCGATCCGCTGGTGTGGGAGCGGATGCGCGGCGACGCGTCGAGCGAGTCGCTCTCCGTCGTCGAGCACGAGCTCGTCGGCACCGTCGGGCTCTCGCTCGGGCTCTGGGATCGCCTCGTCGTGTACGCGGGGCTGCCCGTGGTGCTCGTGATGGAGGGCGACGACGAGGCCGAGATCGCCGCGCTCGGATCGGGCCCACGCGGCGGCCCCGGTCTCGGCGATGCGTACGCCGGCGCGCGCGTGCGGCTCTTCGGCGAAGCGGACGACGTCGGCGCGCTCGCGCTGCAGGCGACGGTCACGTTCCCGACGTCGGATCCCGGCGACGCGTCGAGCTATCGCGGCGAGCCGACGGTCACGTTCGTCCCGCAGCTGCTCGGCGAGCTGCGCGCGGGTGTGCTGCGCATCGTGCTCAACGTCGGCGTGCGCATCCGCGAGGAGTCGGAGAGCGACGTGTCGAACCTCGCGTTCGGTCACGAGCTGCTCTACGGGCTCGGCCTCGCGCTCCCGGTGTGGACCGCGGAGGGCGAGCCGCGCACGCACTTCGATCTGCACGCGCAGATCTACGGCGACACGTCGCTCTCCGATCCGTCGGAGCGCACGAGCACCGCGCTCGAGGCGACCGGTGGGATCCGGTTCTTCCACGCGAGCGGCGTCGTGATCGGCGCGGCCGCGGGCCCGGGCTTGTGGCGCGGCCTCGGCAGCCCCGATCTGCGCGCGGTGCTCAACGTCGGTTGGGCCACGCCGCCCGAGACCGCGCCGCGTGATCGCGACGGCGACGGCATCTTCGATCAGGACGATCGCTGCCCCGACGAGCCCGAGGACATCGATGCGTTCGAGGACACCGACGGATGCCCCGACCGCGACGACGATCGCGACGGCATCCTCGACACCTCCGACGTCTGTCGCCTCGAGCCCGAGACCCAGAACGGCTTCGACGACGAGGATGGCTGCCCCGACGAGATCCCCGACACCGACGGCGACGGACTGCGCGACGACGTCGATCGGTGCGTGAGCGATCCCGAGGACGCCGACGGCTGGCAGGACGAGGACGGCTGCCCCGATCCCGACGACGATCAGGACGGAGTGCTCGACGCGAGCGACGCGTGCCGCCGCGAGCCCGGCCCCGCGGCGAACCGCGGCTGCCCCGATCCCGATCGCGACGCCGACACCGTCGTCGATCGCCTCGACAACTGCCCCGACGAGCCGGGCCCGCCCGAGAACCGCGGCTGTCGCGAGCAGCAGCGCGTCGTGATCGAGGGAGATCGACTCGAGATCCTCGAGGCCGTCTTCTTCCGCACCAACGGCCATCAGATCCTCGCGCGCAGCTTCCCGCTGCTCGAGAACGTCGCGCGCGTGATCAACTCGCACCCCGAGATCGCGCGCGTGATCGTCGAGGGCCACACCGACTCGCGCGGTCGTCGCGACCGCAACATGCAGCTCAGCCAGCGCCGCGCCGAGTCGGTGGTGCGCTTCCTCGTCGAGCACGGCGTCGATCCGTCGCGCCTCGAAGCGCGCGGCTACGGCCCCGATCGACCGCGCATCCCGAACGCGACGACGCGCGACGAGCACGCGCAGAACCGTCGCGTCGAGTTCCACATCCCCGGCGAGCACGCGGGCATCGAGCAGGGCGAAAGCGAGGCCACGAGTGAATCGATCGATCGCTGA
- a CDS encoding efflux RND transporter permease subunit: MTLSEICVRRPVFATMIVTAAVAIGALSFRELGVDQFPDVEIPVATVTTRLPGASPEVVETQVTQLVEDAVSTAEGIDELRSTSLEGISIVTVNFLLDRDRDEAIQDVRDKVQTIIARLPDGVDPPIVTRFDVTALPVMTLVVSSERDLRETTEIAEEEVAEALSGVTGVAQIQVIGGRRRAFQVLVDADALAQHGVTANEVESAIRAQNVELPGGRIGDSTREEGVRVLSQVRSAAELGRIVVRERPGSTPLRLSDLARVEDSEEEPRSLSRLDGQAAVSLTVQKQSGTNTVEVVDAVLARLEEIRRNVGGDVRIEVVRDQSVFVRRSIHEVELHLVLGALLASLAVLLFMGSFRSTIIAAISIPASIVTTFAILRALDYTLNNFTLLALTLSVGVVIDDAIVVLENVHRHVEEGKSPFQAAIDGTKEISLAVMATTLSLVIIFLPTAFMEGRVGRFWQSFGITTAFAIMVSLFVALTLTPMLCSRFLKPHVHDEKKNVMARAVDALNDRLERIYGKLVEWSLRFRWGVVLIAIATIASTWPLLVAVGKDFTPQDDTSDFAVVLTMPEGSTLSASEALADEVEGVIRGVRGVERIYTSVGASRGGDDVTEVQMYVAITDLEQRDWPLSEAITETRRLMRPYADLRPSVQNIGGFGGGARGAQLTFSLRGRDLGELDRVSGDLMDRMRASGGFLEVDTSAAVRKPEVQVQLDRDRAADLGVRATEVASALRTLTGGAPVSTIRDGDEQYDVWMRLEPEDRTSASRLAALPVRGANGPLRLDAISTFDRARGPAQIDRLDRTRQLEIGANLDEIPLGTAVSRVQALAQGVDMPPGYSLKFGGRARILEETMLNLLGALLLSFLFMYMVLAAQFESFLHPITIMLSLPLSLPFALLSLLMLDDTLNIYSAFGVFMLFGIVKKNGILQVDYTNTLRDRGVPLHEAIIEANKKRLRPILMTTLTLIAGMIPIALGEGPGSATRASMAKVIIGGQALSLLITLLIVPVAYSLFEDARRWYAARNQSPPVKAVEPEVEAAAED, encoded by the coding sequence GTGACGCTCTCCGAGATCTGCGTCCGCCGTCCGGTGTTCGCGACGATGATCGTGACCGCCGCGGTCGCGATCGGCGCGCTCTCGTTCCGCGAGCTCGGGGTCGATCAGTTCCCCGACGTCGAGATCCCGGTCGCGACGGTGACGACGCGCCTTCCCGGCGCGAGCCCCGAGGTCGTCGAGACGCAGGTCACGCAGCTCGTCGAGGACGCGGTGTCGACCGCCGAGGGCATCGACGAGCTGCGATCGACGTCGCTCGAGGGCATCTCGATCGTGACCGTGAACTTCCTGCTCGATCGCGATCGCGACGAGGCGATCCAGGACGTTCGCGACAAGGTGCAGACGATCATCGCGCGCCTGCCCGACGGAGTGGATCCGCCGATCGTCACGCGCTTCGACGTGACCGCGCTGCCGGTGATGACGCTCGTCGTGTCGAGCGAGCGCGACCTGCGCGAGACCACCGAGATCGCCGAGGAAGAGGTCGCGGAGGCGCTCTCGGGCGTGACCGGCGTCGCGCAGATCCAGGTGATCGGCGGTCGTCGTCGCGCGTTCCAGGTGCTCGTCGACGCCGATGCGCTCGCGCAGCACGGCGTGACGGCGAACGAGGTCGAGAGCGCGATCCGCGCGCAGAACGTGGAGCTGCCGGGCGGGCGCATCGGAGACTCGACGCGCGAAGAGGGCGTGCGCGTGCTCTCGCAGGTGCGCTCGGCCGCGGAGCTCGGGCGCATCGTGGTGCGCGAGCGCCCGGGATCGACCCCGCTGCGATTGTCGGATCTCGCGCGGGTCGAGGACTCGGAGGAGGAGCCGCGCTCGCTCTCGCGGCTCGACGGGCAGGCCGCGGTCTCGCTCACCGTGCAGAAGCAGTCGGGCACCAACACCGTCGAGGTCGTCGACGCGGTGCTCGCGCGGCTCGAGGAGATCCGGCGCAACGTCGGGGGCGACGTGCGCATCGAGGTGGTGCGCGATCAGTCGGTGTTCGTGCGGCGATCGATCCACGAGGTCGAGCTGCACCTCGTGCTCGGCGCGCTGCTCGCGTCGCTCGCGGTGCTGCTCTTCATGGGCTCGTTCCGCTCGACGATCATCGCGGCGATCTCGATCCCCGCGTCGATCGTGACGACGTTCGCGATCCTGCGCGCGCTCGACTACACGCTGAACAACTTCACGCTGCTCGCGCTCACGCTCAGCGTCGGTGTCGTCATCGACGACGCGATCGTCGTGCTCGAGAACGTGCACCGGCACGTCGAAGAGGGGAAATCGCCGTTCCAAGCGGCGATCGACGGCACGAAGGAGATCTCGCTCGCCGTCATGGCGACGACGCTCTCGCTCGTCATCATCTTCCTTCCGACGGCGTTCATGGAGGGACGCGTCGGGCGCTTCTGGCAGAGCTTCGGCATCACGACCGCGTTCGCGATCATGGTGTCGCTCTTCGTCGCGCTGACGCTGACGCCGATGTTGTGCTCGCGGTTCCTCAAGCCGCACGTGCACGACGAGAAGAAGAACGTGATGGCGCGCGCCGTCGACGCGCTGAACGATCGGCTCGAGCGCATCTACGGAAAGCTCGTCGAGTGGTCGCTGCGCTTCCGCTGGGGCGTCGTGCTGATCGCGATCGCGACGATCGCGTCGACGTGGCCGCTGCTGGTCGCGGTGGGCAAGGACTTCACGCCGCAGGACGACACCAGCGACTTCGCGGTCGTGCTGACGATGCCCGAGGGCTCGACGCTCTCGGCGAGCGAGGCGCTCGCGGACGAGGTCGAGGGCGTGATCCGCGGGGTGCGCGGGGTCGAGCGCATCTACACGTCGGTGGGCGCGTCGCGCGGCGGCGACGACGTGACCGAAGTGCAGATGTACGTCGCGATCACGGATCTCGAGCAGCGCGACTGGCCGCTCTCCGAGGCGATCACCGAGACCCGCCGTCTGATGCGGCCCTACGCGGATCTGCGGCCCTCGGTGCAGAACATCGGCGGCTTCGGCGGCGGCGCGCGCGGCGCGCAGCTCACGTTCTCGCTGCGGGGTCGCGATCTGGGCGAGCTCGATCGCGTGAGCGGGGACCTGATGGATCGCATGCGCGCGAGCGGTGGGTTCCTCGAGGTCGACACCTCGGCTGCGGTGCGCAAGCCCGAGGTGCAGGTGCAGCTCGATCGTGATCGCGCGGCGGATCTCGGGGTGCGCGCGACGGAAGTGGCGAGCGCGCTGCGCACGCTGACCGGCGGCGCGCCGGTCTCGACCATCCGCGACGGAGACGAGCAGTACGACGTGTGGATGCGCCTCGAGCCCGAGGATCGCACCAGCGCGTCGCGGCTCGCGGCGCTGCCGGTGCGCGGCGCGAACGGACCGCTGCGGCTCGACGCGATCTCGACGTTCGATCGCGCGCGCGGGCCGGCGCAGATCGATCGCCTCGATCGCACGCGTCAGCTCGAGATCGGTGCGAACCTCGACGAGATCCCGCTCGGCACCGCGGTCTCGCGGGTGCAGGCGCTCGCGCAGGGCGTCGACATGCCGCCCGGCTACTCGCTCAAGTTCGGCGGGCGCGCGCGCATCCTCGAAGAGACGATGCTCAACCTGCTGGGCGCGCTGCTGCTCTCGTTCTTGTTCATGTACATGGTGCTCGCCGCGCAGTTCGAGAGCTTCCTGCACCCGATCACGATCATGCTCTCGCTGCCGCTCTCGCTGCCGTTCGCGCTGCTCTCGCTGCTGATGCTCGACGACACGCTGAACATCTACTCGGCGTTCGGCGTGTTCATGCTCTTCGGCATCGTGAAGAAGAACGGCATCCTGCAGGTCGACTACACGAACACGCTGCGCGATCGCGGCGTGCCGCTGCACGAAGCGATCATCGAGGCGAACAAGAAGCGCCTGCGGCCGATCCTGATGACGACGCTGACGCTCATCGCGGGCATGATCCCGATCGCGCTCGGCGAAGGGCCGGGCTCGGCGACGCGCGCGTCGATGGCGAAGGTGATCATCGGAGGGCAGGCGCTCTCGCTGCTGATCACGCTGCTGATCGTGCCGGTCGCGTACTCGCTCTTCGAAGACGCGCGCCGGTGGTACGCGGCGCGGAATCAGTCGCCGCCGGTGAAGGCGGTCGAGCCCGAGGTCGAGGCAGCGGCGGAGGACTGA
- a CDS encoding MmcQ/YjbR family DNA-binding protein — MSGQRFRELALSLEGAYEVEHFDRAAFRTKRRIFATLPPDAASANLMFDADTQEAICEALPDSFAPVPGGWGRMGATTVNLRTVSERDLERALRDAHARASEPTKKKTAAKKKRG; from the coding sequence GTGAGCGGTCAGCGATTCCGCGAGCTCGCGCTCTCGCTCGAGGGCGCCTACGAGGTGGAGCACTTCGACCGCGCGGCGTTCCGCACCAAGCGCCGGATCTTCGCGACGCTGCCGCCGGACGCGGCGTCGGCGAACCTGATGTTCGATGCCGACACCCAGGAAGCGATCTGCGAAGCGCTGCCCGATTCGTTCGCGCCGGTGCCCGGTGGCTGGGGGCGGATGGGCGCCACGACGGTGAACCTGCGCACCGTCTCCGAGCGCGATCTGGAGCGAGCGCTGCGAGACGCCCACGCGCGCGCGAGCGAGCCTACGAAGAAGAAGACTGCCGCGAAGAAGAAGCGCGGCTGA
- a CDS encoding ClpXP protease specificity-enhancing factor SspB gives MRRAEIHHPIHAAIDDIWNAGHTPRIQVDARRDDVVVPEFVKTKWGARLVLDLDASWPLNLTTSAAGIEVDLAFQGQVTRCTLPWASIYVVLDRATGRGIVIESHLPKDDTLQTHPERPAMREGIESSEGPSEPKAEAPAPTPAPAATADEKAESSDEEAKRRRARFKVIDGGR, from the coding sequence ATGCGGCGCGCCGAGATCCATCACCCCATCCACGCGGCGATCGACGACATCTGGAACGCCGGTCACACGCCGCGCATCCAGGTGGACGCGCGGCGCGACGACGTGGTGGTGCCCGAATTCGTGAAGACGAAGTGGGGCGCGCGCCTCGTGCTCGATCTCGACGCGAGCTGGCCGCTGAACCTGACCACGAGCGCGGCGGGCATCGAGGTGGACCTCGCGTTCCAGGGGCAGGTCACGCGCTGCACGCTGCCGTGGGCGTCGATCTACGTGGTGCTCGATCGCGCGACCGGGCGCGGCATCGTGATCGAGAGCCACCTGCCGAAGGACGACACGCTGCAGACGCACCCCGAGCGTCCGGCGATGCGCGAGGGCATCGAGAGCAGCGAAGGACCGAGCGAGCCCAAGGCCGAGGCGCCTGCTCCCACGCCCGCACCGGCCGCCACGGCGGACGAGAAGGCGGAGTCGTCGGACGAAGAAGCGAAGCGCCGCCGCGCCCGCTTCAAGGTGATCGACGGCGGTCGCTGA
- a CDS encoding ArsA family ATPase — MPALLDQQFLFVVGKGGVGKTTVAASLGLAAARKGKRVLVAMANAKERLSTLLEVEPIGPHNQNVAPNFDAVNMVPQHALEEYGLMVLKSRTLQRAIFENRIVTALLRGTPGIEAWSMLGKAFFHTKETLPDGRSKRYDLVILDAPATGHGLDMLRVPKVIVDVAPPGLLRREAEDALALFRDPARCGVVLVTLAEDMPANETIELHGAVVKELGMHPQALVVNQVLPRLFTTTERDAVGELATQLASGSPLHGLALAGRARAIREGVQEQSLAKLASALPKLPRVTLPMLFTPEFRRESIESLSSAF; from the coding sequence ATGCCTGCGCTCCTCGATCAGCAGTTCCTGTTCGTCGTCGGCAAAGGAGGCGTCGGCAAGACCACCGTCGCGGCGTCGCTCGGCCTCGCGGCGGCGCGCAAGGGCAAGCGCGTGCTGGTCGCGATGGCGAACGCGAAGGAGCGTCTCTCGACGCTGCTCGAGGTGGAGCCGATCGGGCCGCACAACCAGAACGTCGCGCCGAATTTCGACGCGGTGAACATGGTCCCGCAGCACGCGCTCGAGGAGTACGGCCTCATGGTGCTCAAGTCGCGCACGCTGCAGCGCGCGATCTTCGAGAACCGCATCGTGACCGCGCTGCTCCGCGGCACGCCCGGCATCGAGGCGTGGTCGATGCTCGGCAAGGCGTTCTTCCACACCAAGGAGACGCTCCCCGACGGGCGCAGCAAGCGCTACGACCTCGTGATCCTCGACGCGCCGGCGACCGGGCACGGGCTCGACATGCTGCGGGTGCCGAAGGTGATCGTGGACGTCGCGCCTCCGGGCCTCCTGCGCCGCGAGGCCGAGGACGCGCTCGCGCTCTTCCGCGATCCCGCGCGCTGCGGCGTGGTGCTCGTGACGCTCGCCGAGGACATGCCGGCGAACGAGACGATCGAGCTGCACGGCGCGGTGGTGAAGGAGCTCGGGATGCACCCCCAGGCGCTGGTGGTGAACCAGGTGCTCCCGCGCCTGTTCACGACGACCGAGCGCGACGCGGTGGGCGAGCTCGCGACGCAGCTCGCGAGCGGCTCGCCGCTGCACGGGCTCGCGCTCGCCGGGCGGGCGCGCGCGATCCGCGAGGGTGTGCAGGAGCAGAGCCTCGCGAAGCTCGCGTCGGCGCTGCCGAAGCTGCCGCGCGTCACGCTGCCGATGCTGTTCACGCCGGAGTTCCGGCGCGAGTCGATCGAGTCGCTCAGCAGCGCGTTCTGA
- the sctR gene encoding type III secretion system export apparatus subunit SctR, protein MQEAGVAGLPLVTIVALGALTLLPFVFMTATSFVKISVVFSILRNALGAGQVPSGTIITALAAILTLYVMAPVGSQIVDATAPAVARIDRVDPMSTSDALFEAVVLGVAPLRAFLERNAGARELRLFLDLARRARPADQRADVSEHDLLIVLPAFVITELSEAFQIGFLVFVPFLVVEMVVANVLLALGMNALSPTQVSMPFKLLLFVLVDGWYLLARALVLGYS, encoded by the coding sequence ATGCAGGAGGCCGGCGTCGCGGGGCTGCCGCTCGTCACGATCGTCGCGCTCGGCGCGCTGACGCTGCTGCCCTTCGTCTTCATGACGGCGACGAGCTTCGTGAAGATCTCGGTGGTCTTCTCGATCCTCCGCAACGCGCTGGGCGCGGGGCAGGTGCCGAGCGGGACGATCATCACCGCGCTCGCCGCGATCCTCACGCTCTACGTGATGGCCCCCGTGGGCTCGCAGATCGTCGATGCGACCGCGCCCGCGGTGGCGCGCATCGATCGCGTCGATCCGATGTCGACCAGCGACGCGCTCTTCGAGGCGGTGGTGCTCGGCGTCGCGCCGCTGCGTGCGTTCCTGGAGCGCAACGCCGGCGCGCGCGAGCTGCGGCTCTTCCTCGACCTCGCGCGTCGCGCCCGCCCCGCGGATCAGCGTGCCGACGTGAGCGAGCACGACCTCCTGATCGTGCTGCCGGCGTTCGTGATCACCGAGCTGAGCGAGGCGTTCCAGATCGGGTTCCTGGTGTTCGTCCCGTTCCTGGTCGTCGAGATGGTCGTCGCGAACGTGCTGCTCGCGCTCGGGATGAACGCGCTGTCGCCGACGCAGGTGAGCATGCCGTTCAAGCTGCTGCTCTTCGTGCTCGTCGACGGTTGGTACCTCCTGGCACGTGCCCTCGTGCTCGGATACAGCTGA
- a CDS encoding efflux RND transporter periplasmic adaptor subunit encodes MSSNYRRHAAALALVALLVVGCGSSERGGSGTPSAAARAPSGPRTVITARAEATAWRRTLSLGGTLEAPERVEVAARVEGAIVGLDAELGDFVRRGSTLARITSEDFAARVAQSEAELAQARLDLERADRLAQGDLATRERLEQARTKLSVAEAQRALAGRQLRDTRVTAPFDGAIAERLVSPGAFVRVGTPLFVLVATSPLRLAIDVPERLGGVVRESTPVAIELDGVTRETAGEAHIARVAPVVDPETRTYRAQVEVPAPEGSVLRPGMYVRATIDLGAVDDAVSVPRPAVFEVLGRSRVVEVVEGRTRPRDVEIVGEGEGVAIVRGLTPGALVVARSPGLLAPDLEVRIADEEEAEPAAAARAQDDESAGARSGS; translated from the coding sequence ATGAGCTCAAACTATCGTCGTCACGCCGCGGCCCTCGCGCTCGTCGCCCTGCTCGTCGTCGGATGTGGCAGCAGTGAGCGCGGCGGAAGCGGTACGCCCAGCGCGGCCGCGCGCGCGCCTTCGGGGCCGCGCACCGTGATCACCGCGCGTGCCGAGGCGACCGCATGGCGTCGCACGCTCTCGCTCGGCGGCACCCTCGAGGCCCCGGAGCGCGTCGAGGTCGCGGCGCGCGTGGAGGGCGCGATCGTCGGGCTCGATGCCGAGCTGGGCGACTTCGTGCGCCGTGGGAGCACGCTGGCGCGCATCACCTCCGAGGACTTCGCGGCGCGCGTCGCGCAGAGCGAGGCGGAGCTCGCGCAGGCGCGCCTCGATCTCGAGCGCGCCGATCGCCTCGCGCAGGGCGATCTCGCGACGCGCGAGCGGCTCGAGCAGGCGCGCACGAAGCTGAGCGTGGCCGAGGCGCAGCGCGCGCTCGCGGGGCGACAGTTGCGTGACACGCGGGTGACGGCGCCGTTCGATGGAGCGATCGCCGAGCGGCTGGTCTCGCCCGGCGCGTTCGTGCGGGTCGGGACCCCGCTCTTCGTGTTGGTCGCGACCTCGCCGTTGCGGCTGGCGATCGACGTGCCGGAGCGGCTCGGCGGCGTGGTGCGCGAGTCGACGCCGGTCGCGATCGAGCTCGACGGAGTGACCCGCGAGACCGCGGGCGAGGCGCACATCGCGCGGGTCGCGCCGGTGGTCGATCCCGAGACGCGCACGTACCGCGCGCAGGTCGAGGTCCCCGCGCCCGAGGGCTCGGTGCTGCGCCCCGGCATGTACGTGCGCGCGACGATCGATCTCGGCGCGGTCGACGACGCGGTGAGCGTGCCGCGTCCCGCGGTGTTCGAGGTGCTCGGTCGATCGCGCGTGGTCGAGGTGGTCGAGGGGCGCACGCGGCCGCGCGACGTCGAGATCGTCGGCGAGGGTGAGGGCGTCGCGATCGTGCGTGGGCTCACGCCGGGCGCGCTCGTGGTGGCGCGGAGCCCCGGCCTGCTCGCGCCCGATCTCGAGGTGCGGATCGCCGACGAGGAAGAGGCCGAGCCCGCGGCGGCGGCGCGCGCGCAGGACGACGAGAGCGCGGGCGCGCGGAGCGGCTCGTGA